The proteins below come from a single Prochlorococcus marinus str. MIT 9215 genomic window:
- the thrC gene encoding threonine synthase: MVLLNKIKNKLRINYRKKRWPGLIEAYKQYLPVTKKTPIISLNEGNTPLIFSNSISKLIGNGTKVFLKYDGLNPTGSFKDRGMTMAISKAKEEGCESVICASTGNTSAAAAAYASRGGLKPYVLIPEGFVAQGKLAQALMYGAEIISINGNFDKALEIVRDLSSEHPVELVNSVNPYRIQGQKTAAFEIVDDLGISPDWLCIPMGNAGNITAYWMGFKEYSKIKSNLKLPIMMGFQSEGSAPLVKNIIVKDPETIATAIRIGNPVNREKAKIVRKESKGDFQSVTDEEIINAYKILAKEGVFCEPASAASVAGLIKNKNRIQKESTIVCVLTGNGLKDPDCAIKNNDAIFRKNIEPSLKNITKILGY, from the coding sequence ATGGTGTTATTAAATAAAATAAAAAATAAACTGCGTATTAATTACAGAAAAAAAAGATGGCCAGGTCTAATCGAAGCTTACAAACAATATCTTCCAGTTACGAAAAAAACTCCTATTATTTCCCTGAATGAAGGAAATACGCCACTAATTTTTAGTAATTCAATTAGCAAACTAATTGGAAATGGTACAAAAGTTTTTTTAAAATATGATGGGCTAAATCCAACAGGATCTTTTAAGGATCGTGGTATGACTATGGCAATTAGCAAAGCAAAAGAAGAAGGCTGTGAGTCAGTAATATGTGCAAGTACTGGAAATACTTCTGCAGCAGCAGCAGCATATGCTTCTAGAGGAGGATTAAAACCTTATGTTTTAATCCCAGAAGGATTTGTTGCTCAGGGAAAGCTTGCACAAGCTTTGATGTATGGAGCTGAAATAATATCTATTAATGGGAATTTTGATAAAGCACTTGAAATTGTTAGAGATTTATCCTCAGAACATCCAGTAGAACTTGTTAATTCTGTTAATCCATATAGAATTCAAGGACAAAAAACAGCTGCCTTTGAAATAGTTGATGACTTAGGTATTTCCCCTGATTGGCTTTGTATTCCAATGGGTAATGCGGGAAATATAACTGCTTATTGGATGGGATTTAAAGAATACTCAAAAATAAAAAGTAATTTGAAATTGCCGATTATGATGGGCTTTCAATCTGAAGGCTCTGCTCCATTAGTAAAAAACATAATAGTTAAAGATCCAGAAACAATCGCAACTGCAATAAGAATTGGGAATCCTGTAAATAGAGAAAAAGCAAAAATAGTTAGAAAGGAGAGTAAAGGAGACTTTCAGTCAGTTACGGATGAAGAAATAATCAATGCTTATAAAATCCTTGCCAAAGAAGGAGTATTTTGTGAACCTGCCAGTGCAGCATCAGTTGCTGGACTGATTAAAAATAAAAATAGAATTCAGAAAGAATCGACTATTGTTTGTGTTCTTACAGGAAATGGATTGAAAGATCCTGATTGCGCTATAAAAAACAATGATGCTATTTTCAGGAAAAATATCGAACCTTCATTAAAAAATATAACTAAAATCTTAGGATATTAA